Within Takifugu rubripes chromosome 20, fTakRub1.2, whole genome shotgun sequence, the genomic segment TCCAACTACAAACAGGTTTACACCGCTGGCTACGCCACCTCCCTCATCTCTCTGATAATGGCCATTTTGGTCTTCACCATCTTCAGGTAAGGTTGCTCAGCTCATTTGCTATGCACAATAAATACTCgactggctccgcccacacggGATCATTGACAGGATCAGTGTCTTGCAGGGGTTTCAGCATCAACATTGTGGTCTGAAACAGAGTTTTTGAGACTACTTGTTTCCTCTGAAGGTTCCTTGGAAAAGTAAACTCAGAGCTTTCGTCTTCTGCAGGAAGTTCCACTGCACCAGGAACTACATTCACATCAACCTGttcttctccttcatcctgAGAGCCAGTGCTGTCTTCATCAAAGACGCTGTCCTCTTCTCAGACGAAACCCTGAACCACTGCTTCATGTCCACCGTGAGTACTGAGACCAGGAACCTTTGACTCCAGCTCCTCACAATCATGAAACCCTGAACCACTGCTTCATGTCCACCGTGAGTACTGAGACCAGGAACCTTTGACTCCAGCTCCTCACAATCATGAAACCCTGAACCACTGCTTCATGTCCACCGTGAGCACTGAGACCAGGAACCTTTGACTCCAGCTCCTCACAATCATGAAACCCTGAACCACTGCTTCATGTCCACCGTGAGCACTGAGACCAGGAACCTTTGACTCCAGCTCCTCACAATCATGAATCTCCACTTTTAGGCAAAGTGACAGTGAGAAACTGAAGGATGCCTTTTTTCCTGCATGGTAACGGCTCTGTCGTGCAGTATTTAAGGAAGTGGGTCACAGGTTGATCAGGACCAATCAGACGCACCTGTGAGCGTCcccaggtggaggtgatgagCTGCACCCTGCAGGCGTCACCAGCACGTCTGGGCTCCTCCATCCTGTCAGGGTCGCTGAGGGTTTTAGgacggttctggttctgttctgtGTGCTGAATGTCGTAGACGAGTGTTAGAGTCTGAGAGCAGCCCGTCACACCTGGAGGAGAACACAAGGCACATGGACATGAGCTGGGATCAAAGCCGGTCACCATCAGAGGAGATTTCAGTAACCATGACGCGTGGGAGGTCAGCTGGCCTCTGGAGAGGATCTGGTTAATATAATCACAGCAGAGTGGGGGGGCAGCATCTCCCATCCTGGTCACACTGGGGAGAACCAGCTGAGGAGAAGAAAACGGTCCAACACGCGTGTTCTCTTTGCTCTCCAGGCTTCCTGTAAGGCAGCTGTGGCCTTCTTCCAGTTCAGCATCCTGGCAAACTACTtctggctgctggtggaggGCATGTACCTGCAGACGCTGCTGGCTCTCACCTTCGCCTTCCAGAAGAAATACTTCTGGTGGTACATAGTCATCGGATGGGGTGCGGTCCGTTTCTGTCAGAGGGCGTTCTGGCCCGTGTTCTGCTGCTGGTAATCACTCTGTTTGTGCCTCCCAGGTCTCCCAACCACCATCATAACGGTCTGGATCCTCACACGCCACTTCTACGATAACAGAGGGTGAGCTAGCTTGCTTTATTCGCTTGCTTTTGCGTCAGATCCGATAAATTTGCTCGCTGTAAATCATTCATTTGTGGAGGTTCTGCACAGCAGAGTGTGGCGGTGGGCGGAGCTAAAGAGCTTGTTGTGTGTTGGGTGCTGCGATGACGGAGCTGACTGGGTTTGTGTTGACGTCCGTCCAGGTGCTGGGACGACACGGACGTGTCCTTCATCTGGTGGATTATAAGAGTTCCCATCACGGCGTCGCTGCTGGTGAgtccacagcagctccaggagtcGTCGGGGGTGTTTGTGCTCAGAACCTCTGGACTGTTTCATCTCACTCTGACGGCAGGAAGTCTGAGCTTCCTGCTTCTACGGCAGAGTTCAGAGATCCTCACTTGAAACGTAGATTTATTTCCCAGTTGAATTTTACAGAACTTTGTTCTGGTTAACCCTTCACTGGTGCTCGTGTAGGTGaacttcctcatcttcatcaacGTGATCCGCATCCTGGTGCAGAAGCTGCGGTCTCCCAGCGTGGGGGGCAACGACACCAGCCACTTCAAGTGAGAAACAAACTGTGTGCTGTGTGTCGACCCACCAGCCTGGTTCTGATGCTCTTGGCCGTCCCTGCAGGAGACTGGCCAAGTccacgctgctgctcatccccctGTTCGGGATGCACTACATGGTGTTCGCCCTCCTCCCTGAACACACAGGAGCTGAGGCTCGCATCTTCATCGAGCTGGGCCTGGGCTCCTTCCAGGTGAACCACGTTATCACACCTCTGGACACAGGTCAAAGCACCTGTTTCCTTCGGAGGAGGAACATTGAAAGATCTGTGTGAACATCTTTTCTGTTCTGAAGGGTTTCGTGGTGGCGCTGCTCTACTGTTTCCTGAACGGTGAGGTAAGAACATTTTACAGACCCTTCAGCAGTTTTAGGATCAGGACTGTAGTTAGGATGGATATAAGTGCAGAACCGACACTCCAGAACCGTCATGGTGACGGTCGCCGCAGCGTTTGAGCCTCCGGTAAGTTCAACCCAGTCGTCTGACCGTTGGCTCCAGAAGGTCCACAGGAGTTCTGAAGACACGTTTCATTCAGTGATGTTTTATGGAACCTTGACCCGGTGAAAGGATTAAAAGAtctttttaaaagcttttggAATTAGAGGGTAGATGGGTTtagtcagagctgcagatgtCCAGTTGGGAGTCGCACAAAGGTTCAGGCTCTAAAAGGTTCTGGGTAGCCGGGCTTGGACAGGTGGAATGTTTTTGATCTAGGTGGAATCTTTAAAGTGGAACTCTTTTTCCTACTAATGGGACATGTTTATCCTGTCGGAACTGCTTCCAGGTCCAGGCAGAGCTGAAGAAGAGGTTCTGGAAGTGGCAGGCCCAGAGTTACCTGACGTACAGCAAGCGGCGCCGCACGCTGTTCACGGAGAGCAGCACGGTCACTCAGATATCCGTGCTGGATAAATCCAGCCCAAAAGAGCAGCCGTCCTCGGAGACCCGCGGCCTGATGTCCAGCAGCGTCTCCTCCGTCTGAGCACAGGATCCTGCTGGTGCCGGCGGGACGGACGGGTCGCACACACCTGAGGGTGCGCCCGTAGCTCCGCCTCCAGCAGCTTTCCAAAGTGCCAAATGGACTCGGTTTTGCATCTGTGCTGGTGCAAAAGGGGCAAAAGCCCTTTTTATTCCacccctgagctgctgctgcgagcACGTCCTGATCGTCAGCGGGACACTAAAGAACTGTGGTGCTTTGGTGCGCCTCCGCAGCGCCGGTGCGCCCGCGCAGCGCCGGTGCGCCCGCGCAGCGCCGGTGCGCCCCCGCAGCGCCGGTGCGCCCGCGCAGCGCCGGTGCGCCCGCGCAGTTGTGCTTTACATGATTCAAATTTCTGTATTTTGTGGCCGCAGGTTGATTCCATTTGAAACATGTGAACTT encodes:
- the LOC101072001 gene encoding pituitary adenylate cyclase-activating polypeptide type I receptor-like, with protein sequence MHSASSWWWRRAATLLPVVLLVQLAVLETAQAMHPDCAVVVQHMAAVEDCEQILKQEQKNSSGCPTSWDGIRCWSRAEVDEVARVSCVNVSQLFADNNADECDCFAASIYRNCTEDGWSELYPPYEEACQFAETTQLETSYFSNYKQVYTAGYATSLISLIMAILVFTIFRKFHCTRNYIHINLFFSFILRASAVFIKDAVLFSDETLNHCFMSTASCKAAVAFFQFSILANYFWLLVEGMYLQTLLALTFAFQKKYFWWYIVIGWGLPTTIITVWILTRHFYDNRGCWDDTDVSFIWWIIRVPITASLLVNFLIFINVIRILVQKLRSPSVGGNDTSHFKRLAKSTLLLIPLFGMHYMVFALLPEHTGAEARIFIELGLGSFQGFVVALLYCFLNGEVQAELKKRFWKWQAQSYLTYSKRRRTLFTESSTVTQISVLDKSSPKEQPSSETRGLMSSSVSSV